The nucleotide window CGGGTCGAAAAGACCGGCACAGCAAGGTCTGCACTGCAAAAGGCCCAAGAGACCGCCGCGTCCGGCTCGCTGCTCACACCGCCATTCAATTCTACGACGTCCAGGACCGCCTCGGCTACGACCGGCCCAGCAAGGCCGTCGATTGGCTCATCAAGAAGGCCAAAGCCGCCATAGACGAGCTCGACGAGCTTCCCTCATGGAACCCACATTCAGTTTCGACCACAACAGCGTCTACGGCGGTTACAGCCATGGAGACCCAGAACCCAACAACCACTGGCTTCCACTGCTTTGCGGCGGTGGACGCAATTGGTTCTGCTAATCGAAGAGCAACAATGGTGGGGAGTGGAGTTTCAGAGCAAAttgttcaaaatcaaaacccactTACCAACTCGACTTTACTCCCACCATCGCTGGACTCTGACGCCATTGCAGACACTATCAAGTCCTTCTTCCCAATGGGTGCTTCTGCAGGTACAGCCGAGGCTCCATCGTCGACGATACAGTTTCAGAACTACCCACCAGATTTACTGTCCAGAACAAGTAGCCATAGCCAAGATCTACGCCTTTCTCTGCATTCTTTCCAAGACCCAATTCTTCTGCAGCATCAACAAGCTCAAGCTCAGCACCACCAGGCTCAAACCCATCAAAATGAGCAAACCCTCTTCTCAGGAACACAGCAACAAAACCCACTTGGGTTTGATGGGTGGACAGAGCAtcaccagcagcagcagcaagcaGAGATGAACAGATTTCAGAGAATGGTAGCTTGGAATAGTGCTGGTGGTGGAGATACTGGTAATGGTGGTGGATCGTCATCATCAGCTGGGTTTGTATTCAACTCGCTGCTCCCAACGCAACAGAGTACTAGTTCTCTGCAGCCATCGCTGTTTGGCCAAAGccacttcttttcttctcagaGGGGACCCCTTCAGTCCAGTAACTCGCCTTCAGTTCGTGCTTGGATGATGGaccaacaaaaccaacaatCGATTTCTCAtgaccatcatcatcatcatcaaatctCGCCAAccattcatcatcatcatcagtctTCGTCTTCCATTTCCAACATGGGATTCGCCTCAGGAGGCGGATTCTCCGGCTTCCACATCCCGGCACGAATTCACGGCGAGGAGGAACACGACGGCATCTCCGACAAGCCGTCCTCTGCTTCCTCCAATTCTCGCcattgaaacaaacaaaaaagaagactgAACTTCTCTTCAAAGGTGCTACctttaataaattttgttcTGTAATCTCCTGTTTTGCTTGTTTTGGATCAATTTTACACATTGCTTACTTTGTTGGGTTGGTTTGTTATTGCAGGGCTCAGACTCATCTCTACCTTCCACAGGGAGATAAAATGAGTAAGCTGTTGGTGCCAATTCAGACATGGCCACAGAGAAGATTTTCCGGTCCCTTTGATTCAATGGCGTGCGCCTTGGGAAGAAGAAATCTGAGTGCATTTTCGGGTTTTTTCGATCTCTCGGCTTTAACTTTGTTTAGCttttatttcataattttgttGCTTATGTTGTTGTAGCAGCTCTGTTTTCATGTTTGAGTTGAGCTCTTGAAGCTGAAACTTTTTGCTTACTCTATGTTAAATTTGCTCTGTGTTTCTGTTGCTAGACTAGTAATGTGTTGTTGGTTTGCTTCATTTTTCATTCCTAGAGTTGATTGGAAATTCTATGTCTTAATTCATTAGTTAAATTAGCACAGACCTGAGCCACCGAATTTGGTATTGTTCTGAAAATACCAGATCACCCAATATAGGAAATTTTGCTGATTTTGGTTTGAGAGGTAGTTGATATTTAGCCTGTTTCATTccagaaatgagagagaagtGCAAAGTGGCCTTCCTTTTCATCTCACTTAGAAATAGTAAATTTCTCATGTAGGTGGAAGAGAGTCTTAATTCCCtttgtcatttttttggtctttACTACTTTTCAGTGAAAGGGTTCATGCCTCAACAACTTTCTCAAAccttcaaaaaaaattgaatgaataATGTATTTGATCTTTTCGATCTCTATCCTTGACCAGCACAGTCATTTTCCATAAACAGTAGGAATTGTTGGGGACGGAGTAGACTAGTAGCTGATCCTTTTAAACCCTTATCTTCCCAAAGCTGCAGCAATCTTTGGGAAAATTCCTAACTTAAGCAGGGTTTTCCCTTTTAACTCCATATTGCTTTGCTTTTAGCATTGCAGTATATAATGAGCAAACTTGAATGTGGATCTGAGACTAGGATTTTTTTGAACCATCTAAACAATTTTTACATGAAAGTGAGAGCATAGTTTGATGGATGTAGAAAAACCCATTTACCCAATTGAGTGTCAGTTGAACATGGTCCTGTTTATGCTTTGACTTGCAGAAGTAGAATAATCACTGTCACCCTTACTTACATTGAATCCCATTTTAACTGAACTAGTAGAATTGGGTTCAACTAGCTAGTTTGGCCATTTTACCTGGAGCTCCTATATGCCTTTTTTATTGCAATGCAAAGATCAAAGATCCGCAGACTTGGGTTAGGCCGGTTGGTTAGGGCATTGAGTAAGTTTGAATCTCCCTCTTTGTATAgtagattaatttagagtatttagactatcgcttatatttttaaaaaaaattgaaaaaaacgAAGGACTAAAGATCCAGTAAAAGTTAATAGCAAGTCCTGAAATTTACTTATGACAAAGGGTCCAGGTTTTGAAGGGAATCTAAGGGTCGTGGTCTATGACCTATAATGAGTACGGTTTAGACCAAGTGGGGCTAAGTGGGAGTACATCTGCAGGAGGAGCCATGAAGGAAGGGGATTGGGATGATCACAAACTCAATTATGGAGAGGGAATACACAGATGGATACCACCAAAATCTGGTACTTGCCCATCTGTCTTTGGTCCCCTACTACTACCCTGTAAATCTCAGTGCCTTATTAAAATCTTTTAAGAGCATAGCTGgaaactttcttttctttatttttgggtgcctttcaagataaaacaCTTACCTTCTACTGAGATGGTGACATTTTGTTATGGTTTCTGGtactttgattgaaaaaacaaaaacagtatGGGGGTATATAACCTTTTGGTAACACAACAATAGAATTTGAGTGAATATATACATGAGGAGCGTTCAAGCGCTAACAAGCAAGAATCGGGTTTCTTATGTTAAAAAATTAGCAAAATTAGAAATCGTCgtatgtatgtgtatgtgAGAGTTGATGACTTGATGGCTAGTTGATCCCTGTGctgtgtttctttctttttttaccgATGAAACCAAACATATGATCATGGTGGTATACGCATGAGTTGTaggaagaaattggaaaagGGTGGTGAAGACATAAAGATTTTGTCTGGATGCAGAAAACCTAACAAAGCATGCTCTGTGGTGAATGaatcttatatatattatcagtTTTTACGACTGTAAGATAAAGCTGATCTTTTCCCTGCATGCTTACAGCTTTTAGCCCATCAACCCCACATCTCACATCCCTTCTTATTCTCTTGTTAATTTAGCATTAAACAACATagattataaataataagagATTAAAGAATCCAAATCATTGAGTTGAGCAGTTTTTAATCATAGGTTAACGACATACACAAGATCTATAATTGCACGAATGAGCACTTTAAatatacaaataataatatcatataTAATTGTAACCCACTccttttattataatttataaaatccCACCAACAAACACAAGTGTACAAAACCAGAACACACAAAACATATATCCTACACCACCTCTTAAATtccaatcttttcttttttttaataaatatctTTTTGAATAGTGAAAAACTAACAAAGACTCCTCATCCTGCAACAGCTCAAGAGGTTAAGAATATTTACCATGCATCCGAAGTTTAGGGTTGGATTTACTCCTtcccaatatcgcttgtatgaaagaaaaaaaaaaccagaaacaaaaacaaaaacaaagattcATCATCCTGCCTGATATTATAACTTCAACCCTGTCTTCTCTGAGTCCTTTACCTGCAACTCAACCAGTTATGCTGCCATGCATTGAATGCCAGATATCTCAGCCTCGATCGGATCTATTtcccaggaaaaaaaaaaatctgataaatGATAATAACAAATGAACATGTCGCCTTCGTTATCATCACTCTTTGGAACTGGACCAGTGGATCTTGGTGTCGTGTGAACACTCGAATTGCCAAAGGAGCAGACAATgcatttatttactttttccCCACCTTTGTTTGTTGCACAAATAAAGCTTGAGCTACAGGCCAAAATGGGTTGTGGAGGTTGCACGACACATGCATTGCTTCTTGATTTTCGGTTGCAACAACTatcgtccatgaaatttgaactcaGGACATTCTTCAACAAAATGGAGACTAAGTGGCACTAGACCAAGTGATCATGGATAACCCTGATTGCCAAAAGTTATAGCCTAGGGGAATACTCAAAATTTTGATCTCTTGGTCATCATTGACGGTGAAAATCCATGGTTGCTTACTTGCCAAGGCGCTGTGCAAGTAGAGcatttttaaagtttaaacAAGACAGAACGCAGTAGCTGATTGCAGATGCAATATTAAACAGGAGTGAATTCAATCAGTTTCTGAATCTAGAGATTGTACAGGTAACAAGTGCGCCACATGCATGGCAGGTACTGCTAAAAGCAAAAAAGCAAAACCTACTTTGAAAGGAAGTTTTGAAGAGAAGATGCAGGTGGCAAATACATGAAAATTAGGCATCCTATTCCTCATGCATCTTTAAGACCAAGCATAACCAGCGGCAGATGCCTTGGGGTTGTTATACTgtgtaaaagaacaaaaagaaaaagaaaaaggaaacgaAAGCTTCTCaaccataaaataacacatttACCCAACTTATGGTCCCGGCGGGGCTCGAACCCGCGACCTTCGGCTCATAAGACCAACGCTCTAACCAACTGAGCTACGGGACCTGTTTGTTATaagattctttcttttaaaatttaaactcttcagaataaaatatttatactccaatttcaaatatttatacTCCAATTTCAAATATCCATGCACATATGAATCGGTTATTTTCTTAGTCTGTATAATCTCACAACTGTTGATTTAATTCGTAAATATCAAGCAAAGTCTACCCTGTTTAGGACGCACTCTAGAAACATATTTAACATGGAGAAGTAGGGTTGAAAATGCGTTCTGAAATGGtacaagaaaaacagagacGAAACTCTAGAAACTACAATGGTAGGAGAAAATCATTTATTAGAAATGATTGCCAATGTTGAATTAGTTAAACACAAATTAAGTAACACACTGCTTAATGGGAAGGATCGAGAAAAACTTACCTATACCTGAAATACCATCGTGATGTTATTTCGAACCAATCACCCATTGTCATGTATTTATAACTTTCCAATATGATAATGCATAATAGGTTTGGGATACTGCGATGGTGACATCCCCGTTACATATAAAGTTCTTCTCAGAATAATCGGGAATTAAAGATGggtgtttttcttatttaattcaaaatcacatctTTGAATTGCACAATTATTGAAGAACGTAAAAGGTCTTTCCACAATCAAACCTCCAAATAAGTAGCAAAATCTTGTTGATcttgagatttgaatttaaaaaccTACTCCAACAAATGGAGACTAAAATAATGCCAGTACTAGATCCTACGATCATTGATTGAGGGAGGatctaaatttaaaattttctatctATCTCAAGATTTTGCCCCAACAAGGTTGTATTCCAATCACGTGAGAATTACTCTATTTCCCAGCtttagtaaaaaaataaaaaaataaaaaaatatatttattgtgCATGCGGCATTGCGGCATATGATCCTCAAGAAAATTCACTGAAAATCCTATGTTCCAGGTATAGccacaaaatatgaaaaatgtgaCAGAAAATGACATTCAATCAAATATGGGCTAAAAAGTTATGTCACTAGGGAGAAATTACAATATACTACGATAGTATATTTATGTGGTACATTTTGTGCACATGTATAATATGGATGGACGACATGGTTTATTTTTCCACTTTTAGGGAATAGTATTAATAAATATCTACTTATATCTAGTCAGTCTAACACAACTTGATCCTCTCTATATCTCAACTACTAATTAttagccaaaaaaaattacttgaattaataattaaatggcATTTTAGAAATAATAGTGGGTAGAAAGatatttgcattttttcaaatttaagtAGTAAATAAGATAAAAAGTGAATGAAGAAATAAGACAGAGGGTGAAAATATCAGCACTCATTTCATAATCGTCATCCATAATGTTTTTCATGGTTTTGTTTCAATCATGGAATAGCATACACATTAATGTAACTAGTTTTACATAATTATCTGCGCAAAAGGAACTCCAATGctccttttgaaaaaagaaaaaaatagagggAATGAGTGAGAACAAAATCACAATTATGAAATGATAGTGATACCTTGAACTAGAAAGATCTCACTCATAGAAACCAGccccatatttttttcacattaatgtactaaataaaacaaatttggaCAAATGACCCATCAATTTTTATGATGCATACCAACTACAATAAATTCTTGGTTGTTAACTATTATAACTTCAACCCAATGATGATTTCAATACCAAAATGTTTGATTATATATTCAATTCAATCAACAAACCCTAGAAATAAAGTTCGGTTTCTCTTGTCTCAACTTCCTAGTGTTTCgatgtgttttgtttttaaagaagCCAATTTGGTGGTTCATAAATTAGCTTGCTTTGCTCTATTGCTTCATAAGGTATTTGAATGGCATGAGGTCCCTCCTCATATCGTTCAAGATACTTTAATAGAGGACCTTATGTAattcttcatttatttttctaataccATCGCTTcatttataacaaaataaaataaaatcctagaaagagagaaagcaaGAATGAGACAAGGTAAATATATACATAGAGAATCTTATTGGTAGATGCCTTAGCCTTATATTTTGTGTATCCAACAAAATCTTTGGCTTGTTATGTTGACAAAAGGAGTGGTGTCATGGAGGCTCCACTGTCCTTCTCTATGGAATATGGATGGTGGGTGGCTGGTTTTCTTGAAGGcaccatttttgttttgttatgagTAAGTTTTGGATAGTTTGTTGTGGCCAAATTGGGTCCCTTGCAAAAGGTAGATATAGCTTTGCTCATTTTGTATGTCACGAGGAAAGATTTGAGGATTCAATTATAGTGACCTCTCAGCAATTGTGTTTCCTATTTCTGtttcatatatttatcacCACATAATGATTTAaccttatttaatattaatatgcctGGAAATTCTGAGTTGGCTGATTTGCTGTCAAATTTGTATATTGGATGGCATTTGAATTTTTGCATCTAACGGCTCATCAACCAGATGAAGATTTAAGTCAGGAGGATCTAGTGTAGTAGCATGTCCAAATTTGGTagattttcattttccatgATAGATAGAAATCTTAAAACCTTAATCCAAACCCTCATCACCAATAAATTTCAGAAATTCTCATATTTGAAGTCTTTAATTATTGCCCTAATTATTATAGAATTTGAATCAGACCGAATGATTCGTCTTGGTTCATAGAAAAATTGATGATATAACAAACAATCCGTCTTGGTTAACCAAAATCAACTAAAGGGTGGTCAAGAGCGTTTATCCTACGCTCACAAATAAAGAATGTTAATGTTGAAGATATGATCCAACAAAACTCAAGAAAAAAAGTGCAAGATACTTGTAGTTCAAGTAGTTAAGACCGTTTATCCTACGCTCTTGTAtttgaatctctctctcaatattatttttgtataattaTCAGAATAAATACTAATGCGAGGTAATTACTGagcatttttatatttttttggattaATGGAATAAGGGGATTCAAATTTTGAGACATCTTAAATACAAAATTGATTATAAAGCTGCATTGATTTGAATGGCGAAATTAAAGGGCAGCATCTTTGTCCGTCGATCTTGTTAGGCCTCGCACTGCATTCTACATTTCATGTCCTCTTAAGCTTGATCTTGTCTATCCAATACAAAGGGGAAAGCCattaaaatttgatttagTCTATTATATATCTTTCTTCACCTACCTGTGCATGCACCATGTCACATTCAACTCGGTTCTTGCTAGTTTGGTAAGTAGCTATGAACCTCAGAACAGCTTTCCTTATAAAACTTTACCTTTCAAAATACTTACTTAATAGTTATCAGTAACTTCctatttaatttcaataatAATTTCTTAATGGCTTATTAGACAATAGAAACTAACATAGTTGTAATTAAACCAAAGAGGCGGCTCAGGTTATTGAGGAAGTTTTTATCCATTTGGCATCAGGGTATACCCACAACCTCGAGTCAGAAGGACTTACGCATGCACCCAATTGTCAGTTGCCATTAGTATGAATTTATGTAAGAAATTACAGATCGGGCACCAATTAAAACTGCTGGCAAGGAGACTCGAACATTGATAAAGTTACACACAATACATAGACGTTATCAACTGAACCAAACCCTCATTGTTATCTTTTGttactcttttttcttgttgttctAATAAGTTTCAATCatctttttatcaaaaaaaaaaaaaaaatacaaagggGGCAAGTAatagcttttttctttttaattttgtgggGGTAGGTAAGACAATGGGAGATGGGGTGGGTAGAGTTTGTCATTCTCCCCTCACCATGcatctttcaatgctttttctttttcttttctttcctattaAAGATGATAAATGTTTACATTACAtgcataaagaaaataaatcaattaatatattaaaaaaacttgCACTTGTACATCTTCAAAAGAAGAAGTTCCAAACTAAAATTCAACTAAATACATGCATGCAagcaaaaattcaaataaaaataagaatttgAAAACTCCAATGTATGTTACTAGGTTTGGCATTTGatttgggaggtggtgaattCCATGCAATGCAAGTGTCGGTGTTAGGGACACTTTAACGGGCCCCACGTGGGGGTTGAGGTGGGTCCTACCATAGCTGCAAAAGCCAGCCATAGATGcccaaaaatgaaacaaacaaagcTTATGGTGACATTGGCAAGCCAAGACTCTGGATGTGGCTGGTAGCTCAATTTGGTGCTCCAAAAAAACTTTATTGGAGAGCAAAAATCTGAGCTTTTGGTTCACTTCACAAGGAGAGAAAGTagtagtgagagagagaaaacaaagcTCATAAGAGTCGGTCTAGCAAGGAAATGAGGAGTGGAGCGAGAATGTGGGCTacaaatttgagaaaaatattatTCATAGTGCTCTAGATTTGCATGGTTTgaatttcaaaaaagaaaaaaacccaaaagaaaagaacagatTTTTTGGTAATAAATTTGCATATATAAGCTCTGGCATCTGATCTGTCTCTCAGACAAACAACTGCATGTGAGAAAAATCTGAAACCCCTCAGATAATCTCTCTTGCTCTACACTC belongs to Prunus persica cultivar Lovell chromosome G4, Prunus_persica_NCBIv2, whole genome shotgun sequence and includes:
- the LOC18780672 gene encoding transcription factor TCP4; protein product: MGDTHHHHHPEATTSSRLGIRPSSGLSADIVEVVRGSHIVRSTGRKDRHSKVCTAKGPRDRRVRLAAHTAIQFYDVQDRLGYDRPSKAVDWLIKKAKAAIDELDELPSWNPHSVSTTTASTAVTAMETQNPTTTGFHCFAAVDAIGSANRRATMVGSGVSEQIVQNQNPLTNSTLLPPSLDSDAIADTIKSFFPMGASAGTAEAPSSTIQFQNYPPDLLSRTSSHSQDLRLSLHSFQDPILLQHQQAQAQHHQAQTHQNEQTLFSGTQQQNPLGFDGWTEHHQQQQQAEMNRFQRMVAWNSAGGGDTGNGGGSSSSAGFVFNSLLPTQQSTSSLQPSLFGQSHFFSSQRGPLQSSNSPSVRAWMMDQQNQQSISHDHHHHHQISPTIHHHHQSSSSISNMGFASGGGFSGFHIPARIHGEEEHDGISDKPSSASSNSRH